From one Variovorax sp. PBL-H6 genomic stretch:
- a CDS encoding methyl-accepting chemotaxis protein yields the protein MQWFQKLRVGVKLILAFLVVAALGAAVSALGIFQMSRISASTGSLYNHEMRTLEAAQSANIHLLYASRAQMSLLSASTKGERNAGIAELKKAGTALGERMAQIKPVLLESDAGTKLNERYEALVQPLRKRMGEFIELISKQSLDSSQFDGRVAEESTQLLKDSRAVEDVLEQMVKHADGMAKASMEGAEGTFKTSRLLLLAMALMGLVASVGLGVVVARLLSRQLGGEPAYAADVVGRIADGDLTVGVAAHAAGQGSVLHSIKQMQDQLTDVVVRIKHSSDAIATASGEIASGNQDLSSRTEEQASSLQQTAASMEELTSTVKQNADNARQANQLALSASEVAVKGGSVVGQVVDTMASIHASSKKIVDIIGVIDGIAFQTNILALNAAVEAARAGEQGRGFAVVASEVRNLAQRSAAAAKEIKGLIDDSVGKVDAGTALVGEAGKTMEEIVGSIRRVTDIVGEISAASHEQTQGIEQINQAITQMDQVTQQNAALVEEAAAAAQSMQEQAGSLVQAVSVFRLAE from the coding sequence ATGCAGTGGTTCCAAAAGCTTCGTGTCGGCGTCAAGCTGATCCTCGCCTTCCTGGTGGTCGCGGCGCTCGGCGCAGCGGTCAGCGCACTCGGCATCTTTCAGATGAGCCGGATCAGCGCATCGACCGGAAGCCTCTACAACCATGAGATGCGCACGCTCGAGGCGGCGCAGTCGGCCAACATCCACCTGCTGTATGCCAGCCGCGCGCAGATGAGCCTGCTGTCGGCCTCCACGAAGGGCGAGCGCAATGCAGGCATTGCCGAGCTCAAGAAGGCCGGCACCGCGTTGGGCGAGCGCATGGCCCAGATCAAGCCGGTGCTGCTCGAGAGCGATGCGGGCACCAAGCTCAACGAGCGCTACGAGGCACTGGTGCAGCCGTTGCGCAAGCGCATGGGCGAGTTCATCGAGCTGATCTCGAAGCAGTCGCTCGACAGCTCGCAGTTCGACGGCCGCGTGGCCGAGGAAAGCACCCAGCTGCTGAAGGATTCACGTGCCGTCGAGGACGTGCTCGAACAGATGGTGAAGCATGCCGATGGCATGGCCAAGGCGAGCATGGAGGGTGCCGAGGGCACCTTCAAGACCTCGCGTCTGCTGTTGTTGGCCATGGCCCTGATGGGCCTGGTTGCCAGCGTGGGCCTGGGCGTGGTGGTGGCCCGCCTGCTGTCGCGCCAGCTCGGCGGCGAGCCGGCCTATGCGGCCGACGTGGTGGGCCGCATCGCGGATGGCGATCTCACGGTGGGCGTGGCGGCGCACGCGGCCGGCCAAGGCAGCGTGCTGCACTCGATCAAGCAGATGCAGGACCAGCTGACCGACGTGGTGGTCAGGATCAAGCATTCGAGCGACGCCATCGCCACGGCATCGGGCGAGATCGCCTCCGGCAACCAGGACCTCTCGTCGCGCACCGAGGAGCAGGCCAGTTCGCTGCAGCAGACGGCCGCTTCGATGGAAGAGCTGACCTCCACCGTCAAGCAGAACGCGGACAACGCGCGGCAGGCGAATCAGCTCGCGCTGTCGGCTTCCGAAGTGGCGGTCAAGGGCGGCAGCGTGGTCGGGCAGGTGGTGGACACCATGGCCTCGATCCACGCATCGTCCAAGAAGATCGTGGACATCATCGGCGTCATCGACGGCATCGCGTTCCAGACCAACATCCTGGCGCTCAACGCGGCGGTGGAGGCGGCACGCGCCGGTGAACAGGGCCGCGGCTTCGCGGTGGTCGCATCCGAAGTGCGCAACCTCGCGCAGCGCTCTGCCGCAGCGGCCAAGGAAATCAAGGGCCTGATCGACGACTCGGTAGGCAAGGTCGATGCGGGCACTGCGCTGGTGGGCGAGGCCGGCAAGACGATGGAAGAGATCGTGGGCAGCATCCGCCGCGTGACCGACATCGTGGGCGAGATCAGCGCGGCGAGCCATGAGCAGACGCAAGGCATCGAGCAGATCAACCAGGCGATCACGCAGATGGACCAAGTGACGCAGCAGAACGCGGCGCTGGTGGAAGAAGCCGCTGCCGCCGCCCAGTCGATGCAGGAACAGGCCGGCAGCCTGGTGCAGGCCGTCAGCGTGTTCAGGCTCGCTGAATGA
- a CDS encoding methyl-accepting chemotaxis protein encodes MKSLSNLRIGTRLALGFGLVLALTLASAVFALISANKNAEAMRQMMASPLAKERLISDWYVLTYSAIARTAMIAKTTDATLPVTFADVISDSVKKGAETMAKVEALLVTDGEKATFKSIVDLRAKYQLAKDAVQKAKAGGDAAETERVFKEVFQPAAQAYESQVLGLLGMERKAIDDMSRAIDAANASSFNLRIAMNVLTLLAGGLCAFLIARSITRPLSKAVKVAETVASGDLGARIEVQSRDETGQLMHALKNMNESLARVVGQVRAGTDTIATASGQIAAGNHDLSARTEEQASSLEETAASMEELTSTVKQNADNARQANQLALSASEVAVKGGSVVSQVVGTMGSINASSRKIVDIIGVIDGIAFQTNILALNAAVEAARAGEQGRGFAVVASEVRNLAQRSAAAAKEIKALIDDSVDKVEEGSRQVAEAGRTMEEIVDSVKRVTDIMGEITSASQEQTQGIEQVNQAISQMDQVTQQNAALVEEASAAAQSMQEQASSLVEAVSVFKLGHDEAAAVVLAQVQSKSRAPLPAKRVAPAIKGPAPAPAKAAPKALPQAASAAPAGDWTEF; translated from the coding sequence ATGAAGTCTCTATCGAATCTCCGTATCGGAACGCGCCTGGCGCTGGGCTTCGGCCTGGTGTTGGCCCTGACCCTGGCTTCCGCCGTCTTTGCGCTGATCAGCGCCAACAAGAACGCCGAGGCCATGCGCCAGATGATGGCGAGCCCGCTGGCCAAGGAGCGGTTGATCTCCGATTGGTACGTGCTGACGTACTCGGCCATCGCGCGCACCGCCATGATTGCCAAGACGACCGACGCGACGCTGCCGGTCACCTTCGCAGACGTCATCTCCGACAGTGTGAAGAAGGGCGCCGAGACGATGGCCAAGGTCGAGGCGCTGCTGGTGACCGACGGCGAGAAGGCCACCTTCAAGTCCATCGTCGACCTGCGGGCCAAGTACCAGTTGGCCAAGGATGCCGTGCAGAAGGCCAAGGCCGGCGGCGACGCGGCCGAGACCGAGCGCGTGTTCAAGGAAGTCTTCCAGCCCGCCGCCCAGGCCTACGAGAGCCAGGTGCTGGGACTGCTGGGGATGGAGCGCAAGGCCATCGACGACATGAGCCGCGCGATCGACGCGGCGAATGCGAGCAGCTTCAACCTGCGCATCGCGATGAACGTGCTGACGCTGCTGGCGGGCGGGCTCTGCGCCTTCCTGATCGCACGCAGCATCACGCGGCCGCTGAGCAAGGCGGTGAAGGTCGCCGAGACGGTGGCGAGCGGCGATCTCGGCGCGCGCATCGAGGTGCAGTCGCGCGACGAGACCGGGCAGCTCATGCACGCGCTCAAGAACATGAACGAAAGCCTGGCGCGCGTGGTGGGCCAGGTGCGCGCCGGCACCGACACCATCGCCACTGCATCGGGCCAGATCGCGGCGGGCAACCACGACCTCTCCGCGCGAACCGAGGAGCAGGCCAGCTCGCTGGAAGAGACCGCGGCCTCGATGGAAGAGTTGACCTCCACCGTCAAGCAGAACGCGGACAACGCGCGGCAGGCGAATCAGCTCGCGCTCTCGGCCTCCGAGGTGGCGGTGAAGGGCGGCAGCGTGGTCTCGCAGGTGGTGGGCACCATGGGCTCGATCAATGCCTCGTCCAGGAAGATCGTCGACATCATCGGCGTGATCGACGGCATCGCCTTCCAGACCAACATCCTTGCGCTCAATGCCGCGGTGGAAGCCGCGCGTGCCGGCGAGCAGGGCCGCGGCTTCGCGGTGGTCGCTTCCGAAGTGCGCAACCTCGCACAGCGCTCGGCGGCTGCCGCGAAGGAGATCAAGGCCCTGATCGACGACTCGGTGGACAAGGTCGAGGAGGGCAGCAGGCAGGTGGCCGAGGCGGGCCGCACCATGGAAGAGATCGTCGACAGCGTCAAGCGCGTGACCGACATCATGGGCGAGATCACCTCCGCCAGCCAGGAGCAGACCCAGGGCATCGAGCAGGTCAACCAGGCCATCAGCCAGATGGACCAGGTGACGCAGCAGAACGCGGCGCTGGTGGAAGAGGCCTCGGCCGCGGCGCAATCCATGCAGGAGCAGGCCTCCAGCCTGGTCGAGGCAGTGAGTGTGTTCAAGCTGGGCCATGACGAGGCGGCGGCCGTGGTGCTGGCACAGGTGCAGAGCAAGAGCCGTGCACCCTTGCCGGCGAAACGCGTCGCGCCGGCCATCAAGGGCCCGGCACCCGCGCCAGCCAAGGCGGCGCCCAAGGCGCTCCCACAGGCTGCAAGCGCGGCACCGGCTGGGGACTGGACAGAGTTCTAG
- a CDS encoding chemotaxis protein CheW: protein MTHESAHQAAHGSVASLASGGRPLEFLAFTLGEEEYGIDIQKVQELRGYDAVTRIANAPEFIKGVVNLRGIIVPIIDMRIKFALGTPTYDQFTVVIVLNIGGRVVGMVVDSVSDVITLSPEQIKPAPEMGAALDTDYLIGLGTLEERMLILVDIDRLMSSDEMGLVERIAA from the coding sequence ATGACCCATGAATCCGCCCACCAGGCCGCGCACGGCTCGGTGGCTTCCCTCGCCTCCGGCGGCCGCCCGCTGGAGTTCCTGGCCTTCACGCTGGGCGAAGAGGAATACGGCATCGATATCCAGAAGGTGCAGGAGCTGCGCGGCTACGACGCGGTCACGCGCATCGCGAACGCGCCGGAGTTCATCAAGGGGGTGGTGAACCTGCGCGGGATCATCGTTCCGATCATCGACATGCGCATCAAGTTCGCACTGGGCACGCCGACCTACGACCAGTTCACGGTGGTGATCGTGCTGAACATCGGCGGTCGCGTGGTGGGGATGGTGGTGGACAGCGTGTCGGACGTGATCACGCTGAGCCCGGAGCAGATCAAGCCGGCGCCGGAGATGGGCGCTGCGCTGGACACGGACTACCTGATCGGCCTTGGAACGCTCGAAGAGCGGATGCTGATCCTGGTGGACATCGACCGCTTGATGTCGAGCGATGAAATGGGCCTGGTGGAAAGGATCGCCGCCTGA
- a CDS encoding methyl-accepting chemotaxis protein gives MKAFYNLKLASKLLISFAAVLALTAFLGIFAVVQLAKVNRMSTEISTNWMPSAQALLDLKALSARYRSVEMQHIMSTTADDMARYEKTMTSVWDGMRTTRERYSQLISEPAEKALYQKLADTTGQYAQEHEKLVALSRAQRNDEAVALLRGDSLRVSTELNTTIDQLVALNVEGGNQASATADAIYAQGRMWILAVLAGCIVLGLGFALWIARIVSRPLGEAVQVAQSVAAGDLTSRIEPRSTDETGQLMQALKNMNESLVKIVGQVRTGTDTIATASGQIAVGNQDLSSRTEEQASSLEQTAASMEELTTTVKQNADNARQANQLALSASAVAVRGGDVVGQVVDTMGSINASSRKIVDIIAVIDGIAFQTNILALNAAVEAARAGEQGRGFAVVASEVRNLAQRSAAAAKEIKGLIDDSVGKVDAGTALVGEAGKTMDEIVASVKRVTDIMGEITSASHEQTQGIEQINQAITQMDQVTQQNAALVEEASAAAQAMQEQAAGLVESVRVFRLDARGQEPAVVAAAAQRATKVMAQKPSAPVLKAAPRAMAAKALSKPVGKSEPVLQLGKAGAAAGGDWTEF, from the coding sequence ATGAAAGCGTTCTACAACCTCAAGCTTGCGAGCAAGCTCCTCATTTCCTTTGCCGCCGTTCTTGCACTGACGGCTTTCCTCGGCATCTTCGCCGTCGTTCAGCTGGCGAAGGTGAACCGGATGTCGACCGAGATCTCGACCAACTGGATGCCTTCGGCGCAAGCGCTCCTGGACCTCAAGGCCCTCTCGGCTCGCTACCGCTCCGTGGAGATGCAGCACATCATGTCCACCACTGCGGACGACATGGCACGTTACGAGAAGACGATGACCTCGGTGTGGGACGGCATGCGAACGACACGCGAGCGTTATTCGCAGCTCATCAGCGAGCCTGCCGAGAAGGCGCTGTACCAGAAGCTCGCCGATACCACCGGCCAATACGCACAGGAGCACGAGAAGCTGGTCGCGCTGTCGCGCGCGCAGAGGAACGACGAGGCCGTGGCCCTGCTGCGAGGCGATTCGCTGCGTGTGAGCACGGAACTGAACACGACCATCGACCAGCTGGTGGCGCTCAACGTCGAGGGTGGCAACCAGGCCAGCGCCACGGCGGATGCGATCTACGCGCAAGGACGGATGTGGATCCTCGCCGTTCTGGCGGGCTGCATCGTGCTGGGCCTGGGCTTCGCGCTGTGGATTGCCCGCATCGTCTCCCGCCCGCTGGGTGAGGCAGTCCAGGTCGCGCAGTCGGTTGCAGCCGGCGACCTGACGAGCCGCATCGAGCCACGCAGCACGGACGAGACGGGTCAGCTGATGCAGGCCCTGAAGAACATGAACGAGAGCCTGGTGAAGATCGTCGGCCAGGTGCGCACGGGCACCGACACCATCGCCACGGCTTCGGGCCAGATCGCGGTGGGCAACCAGGACCTGTCCTCCCGCACGGAGGAGCAGGCCAGCTCCCTGGAGCAGACGGCCGCCTCGATGGAGGAGCTGACCACCACCGTCAAGCAGAACGCCGACAACGCGCGTCAGGCGAATCAACTGGCGTTGTCGGCCTCGGCGGTGGCGGTCAGGGGTGGCGACGTGGTCGGCCAGGTGGTGGACACGATGGGTTCCATCAATGCCTCTTCCAGGAAGATCGTGGACATCATCGCGGTGATCGATGGCATTGCCTTCCAGACCAACATCCTGGCGCTCAACGCGGCGGTGGAGGCGGCCCGCGCTGGCGAGCAGGGCAGGGGCTTCGCGGTGGTGGCCTCTGAAGTGCGCAACCTCGCGCAGCGCTCGGCGGCAGCAGCCAAGGAGATCAAGGGCCTCATCGACGACTCGGTGGGCAAGGTGGATGCGGGCACTGCGCTGGTCGGCGAGGCCGGCAAGACCATGGACGAGATCGTTGCCAGCGTCAAGCGCGTGACCGACATCATGGGCGAGATCACCTCGGCCAGCCACGAGCAGACGCAGGGCATCGAGCAGATCAACCAGGCGATCACGCAGATGGACCAGGTGACGCAGCAGAACGCGGCGCTGGTCGAGGAAGCGTCCGCCGCCGCGCAGGCCATGCAGGAGCAGGCCGCGGGCCTGGTCGAGTCGGTGCGCGTGTTCCGGCTGGACGCCCGGGGGCAAGAGCCCGCAGTGGTGGCCGCTGCAGCCCAGAGGGCAACAAAGGTGATGGCGCAGAAGCCATCCGCGCCGGTGCTCAAGGCGGCACCGCGGGCGATGGCGGCCAAGGCCCTCTCGAAGCCGGTCGGGAAGAGCGAGCCCGTGCTGCAGCTGGGCAAGGCGGGCGCTGCAGCGGGCGGCGACTGGACCGAATTCTGA
- a CDS encoding methyl-accepting chemotaxis protein translates to MSLKDLKIGTRLGFGFATVLLLLAAISAVGVLRLQSVGNATDRMVQGAMVKERLASEWAKLLGTAIVQTFAMAKATEPATEAHFAKARLETSQRINPVQKKLEELLSAPEEKKLYGQVADARKIVLEVLAEIVKLKAAGDAAGANQLADTRFAAALSVYEEAVARIAAHEREQIDATTAGITKDHQSGRMLMIVLSAVALVLGVLCAWLTARSITRPLGEAVKVAETVASGDLSARIEVDSRDETGQLMNALRNMNASLAQVVGEVRIGTDTIATASGQIASGNQDLSSRTEEQASSLQQTAASMEELTSTVKQNADNARQANQLALSASEVAVKGGSVVGQVVDTMASIHASSKKIVDIIGVIDGIAFQTNILALNAAVEAARAGEQGRGFAVVASEVRNLAQRSAAAAKEIKGLIDDSVGKVDAGTALVGEAGKTMEEIVGSIRRVTDIVGEISAASHEQTQGIEQINQAITQMDQVTQQNAALVEEAAAAAQSMQEQAGSLVQAVSVFRLKTTEPSLG, encoded by the coding sequence GTGAGTCTCAAGGATCTGAAAATCGGCACGCGCCTGGGCTTCGGCTTCGCGACAGTGCTGCTGTTGCTGGCCGCCATATCGGCTGTCGGAGTGCTGCGCCTGCAGAGCGTGGGCAACGCGACGGACCGCATGGTGCAAGGCGCCATGGTCAAGGAGCGGCTGGCGAGCGAATGGGCCAAGCTGCTGGGCACGGCCATCGTGCAGACCTTCGCGATGGCGAAGGCCACCGAGCCCGCGACCGAAGCGCATTTCGCCAAGGCGCGGCTCGAGACCTCGCAACGCATCAACCCGGTGCAGAAGAAGCTGGAGGAACTGCTGAGCGCGCCGGAGGAGAAGAAGCTCTACGGCCAGGTGGCGGATGCGCGCAAGATCGTCCTGGAGGTCCTGGCCGAGATCGTCAAGCTCAAGGCCGCCGGCGATGCAGCGGGTGCCAACCAGCTCGCGGACACCCGCTTCGCCGCGGCGCTCAGTGTCTATGAAGAGGCCGTGGCCCGGATTGCGGCCCACGAGCGCGAGCAGATCGATGCGACCACGGCCGGCATCACGAAGGACCACCAGAGCGGTCGCATGCTGATGATCGTGCTGTCGGCGGTGGCGCTGGTGCTCGGCGTGCTGTGCGCATGGCTGACTGCGCGCAGCATCACCCGGCCGCTCGGCGAAGCCGTCAAGGTCGCGGAGACAGTGGCGAGCGGCGATCTCAGCGCCCGCATCGAAGTGGACTCTCGCGACGAGACTGGCCAGCTCATGAACGCACTGCGCAACATGAACGCGAGCCTGGCGCAGGTGGTGGGCGAGGTGCGCATCGGCACCGACACCATCGCCACCGCCTCGGGGCAGATCGCCTCGGGCAACCAGGACCTCTCGTCGCGCACCGAGGAGCAGGCCAGTTCACTGCAGCAGACGGCCGCTTCGATGGAAGAGCTGACCTCCACCGTCAAGCAGAACGCCGACAACGCGCGGCAGGCGAATCAACTTGCGCTGTCGGCCTCCGAAGTGGCGGTCAAGGGCGGCAGCGTGGTCGGGCAGGTGGTGGACACCATGGCCTCGATCCATGCGTCGTCCAAGAAGATCGTGGACATCATCGGCGTCATCGACGGCATCGCCTTCCAGACCAACATCCTCGCGCTCAACGCGGCAGTAGAGGCGGCACGCGCCGGTGAACAGGGCCGCGGCTTCGCGGTGGTCGCATCCGAAGTGCGCAACCTCGCGCAGCGCTCTGCCGCAGCGGCCAAGGAAATCAAGGGCCTGATCGACGACTCGGTGGGCAAGGTCGATGCGGGCACTGCGCTGGTGGGCGAGGCCGGCAAGACGATGGAAGAGATCGTGGGCAGCATCCGCCGCGTGACCGACATCGTGGGCGAGATCAGCGCGGCGAGCCATGAGCAGACGCAAGGCATCGAGCAGATCAACCAGGCGATCACGCAGATGGACCAGGTGACGCAGCAGAACGCGGCGCTGGTGGAAGAAGCCGCTGCCGCCGCCCAGTCGATGCAGGAACAGGCCGGCAGCCTGGTACAGGCCGTCAGCGTGTTCAGGCTGAAGACCACGGAGCCGAGCCTCGGCTGA